The nucleotide sequence ATGATCGGGCCGACGATGGGCACCCACGAGTAGGCCCAGTCGCTCGAGCCCTTGCCCTTGATCGGGAGGATCGCGTGAGCGATGCGAGGACCGAGGTCACGAGCAGGGTTGATGGCGTACCCGGTCGGACCACCGAGGCTCGCACCGATGCCGATCACGAGGAGGGCGACGGGGAGAGCGCCGAGGGCGGCGAGGCCGGCCGCCTGGCCGGGCTGGTGGCCGAACGCGATCACCACGAAGACCAGCACGAACGTGCCGATGATCTCGGTGACCAGGTTCCAGCCGTAGCTGCGGATGGCCGGGCCGGTCGAGAAGACGCCGAGCTTGTTCGCCGGGTCCGGCTCCTCGTCGAAGTGCCGCTTG is from Leifsonia sp. 466MF and encodes:
- a CDS encoding MIP/aquaporin family protein, whose translation is MLVLLGTGVVANVALIKNKGFNGGFLMVNFGWGIAVFSGVVVAYNSGAHLNPAVTLGLVANGAKTFGSAAAHTLVPVNFITVLLYILAQLIGAIIGAVLTFLAYKRHFDEEPDPANKLGVFSTGPAIRSYGWNLVTEIIGTFVLVFVVIAFGHQPGQAAGLAALGALPVALLVIGIGASLGGPTGYAINPARDLGPRIAHAILPIKGKGSSDWAYSWVPIVGPIIGGLIAGWLALVLLPLIK